In Lotus japonicus ecotype B-129 chromosome 5, LjGifu_v1.2, one genomic interval encodes:
- the LOC130717297 gene encoding uncharacterized protein LOC130717297, with translation MVVKMMKKWRPWPPLVSRKYEVKLLVRTLQGCDLLREGAREGMFAVEIRWKGPKLALSSLRRSAVARNFTKEAAAGCDGDNNNDVVLWDEEFQSFCTLSAYKDNNNAFHPWEIAFTVFNGLNQRPKVPVIGTASLNLAEFASVIDQKDFDLNIPLTIPGGSAVEPSPSLSISISLVELRAAQESSELVQKSVVPVASPLAQTGETNLAEKDEVSTIKAGLRKVKILTEFVSARKARKSSREEEGSEGNLSARSEDGEYNYPFDSDSLDDFEEGESDEVKEDPNVRKSFSYGKLAYANAEGSFYSSIRVKSDDDVDEGWVYYSNHISDTGSLPVEDSSSTVSSSEPYLSQSSKRSILPWRKRKLSFRSPKSKGEPLLKKAYGEEGGDDIDFDRRQLSSDESLSPGKTEDDSCANRTSISEFGDDNFAVGSWEQKEVMSRDGHMKLQAQVFFASIDQRSERAAGESACTALVAVIADWFQNNHDLMPIKSQFDSLIREGSLEWRNLCENQTYMERFPDKHFDLETVIQAKTRPLSVVPGKSFIGFFHPEGMDEGRFDFLHGAMSFDNIWDEISHNAGHDCTYNGEPQVYIISWNDHFFILKVEVDAYYIIDTLGERLYEGCNQAYILKFDSNTLIHKMPEVAQSSDEKTITDQQQTVADVLENNDKQIQQVNAKEADSVAAETKEERLKSEQEEEVVCRGKDACKEYIKSFLAAIPIRELQADVKKGLVSSTPLHHRLQIEFHYTQLLQSYDIVPVAEASMTVPETLALAVTEVLT, from the exons ATggtggtgaagatgatgaagaagtggAGGCCATGGCCTCCACTGGTATCTCGAAAGTACGAGGTCAAGCTTCTTGTGAGGACCCTCCAAGGCTGCGATCTGCTGCGGGAAGGTGCACGGGAAGGGATGTTCGCCGTCGAGATTCGCTGGAAGGGTCCTAAGCTTGCTCTCAGCTCCCTCCGCCGCAGCGCCGTCGCTAGAAACTTCACTAAGGAGGCTGCCGCTGGCTGCGACGGTGACAACAACAATGATGTCGTTTTGTGGGATGAGGAGTTTCAGAGCTTCTGCACGCTTTCTGCTTACAAGGACAACAATAATGCCTTTCATCCTTGGGAGATCGCTTTCACTGTCTTCAAT GGGTTGAATCAAAGGCCAAAAGTTCCTGTGATTGGAACTGCTTCTTTGAATCTAGCTGAGTTTGCATCTGTGATTGATCAAAAGGATTTTGACTTGAACATTCCACTCACAATCCCTGGAGGTTCTGCTGTTGagccttctccttctctcagT ATATCAATTAGCTTAGTGGAGCTAAGAGCTGCTCAAGAGAGTTCAGAGCTAGTCCAAAAATCAGTGGTGCCTGTTGCATCACCCCTGGCCCAGACAGGAGAAACTAACTTGGCAGAAAAAGATGAGGTTTCCACCATCAAAGCTGGTCTCAGGAAAGTGAAGATTTTGACTGAGTTTGTATCAGCCAGGAAGGCCAGAAAATCAAGCCGTGAGGAAGAGGGAAGTGAAGGCAATTTGTCTGCCAGGAGTGAGGATGGTGAGTACAATTACCCCTTTGACTCTGACTCCCTTGATGATTTTGAGGAAGGGGAGTCAGATGAGGTGAAGGAGGATCCTAATGTTAGGAAATCATTCAGTTATGGGAAACTTGCCTATGCGAACGCTGAGGGGTCATTCTATTCCAGCATCAGGGTAAAGagtgatgatgatgttgatgaaGGCTGGGTTTACTACAGCAATCACATATCAGACACTGGGAGCTTGCCGGTAGAGGATTCAAGCTCAACTGTTTCCTCCTCCGAGCCTTATTTATCGCAAAGTTCGAAGCGCAGCATATTGCcttggaggaagaggaagttgAGTTTCAGGTCTCCTAAATCCAAGGGAGAGCCATTGCTAAAGAAGGCCTATGGAGAAGAAGGTGGTGATGACATTGATTTTGATCGTAGGCAGCTTAGCTCTGATGAATCCCTTTCACCTGGG AAAACTGAGGATGATTCATGTGCAAATCGAACATCAATATCTGAATTTGGGGATGACAATTTTGCAGTAGGGAGCTGGGAGCAGAAAGAAGTAATGAGCCGTGATGGCCACATGAAACTTCAGGCCCAGGTTTTCTTTGCCTCAATTGATCAGCGCAGCGAACGCGCAGCCGGTGAGAGTGCATGTACAGCTCTGGTTGCTGTAATTGCTGATTGGTTCCAAAACAACCATGATCTTATGCCCATAAAGTCCCAATTTGATAGTCTAATTCGAGAAGGCTCATTAGAATGGAGGAACTTATGTGAAAACCAGACATACATGGAGCGATTCCCCGACAAGCATTTTGATCTCGAGACAGTCATTCAAGCCAAAACACGCCCCCTTTCTGTGGTTCCTGGGAAGTCTTTCATTGGTTTTTTTCATCCAGAAGGAATGGATGAGGGTAGATTTGATTTCTTGCACGGGGCCATGTCTTTTGATAACATTTGGGATGAGATTAGTCATAATGCTGGGCATGATTGCACCTACAATGGTGAACCCCAGGTTTATATTATTAGTTGGAATGACCATTTCTTCATCCTTAAAGTTGAAGTTGATGCTTACTACATCATTGACACTTTGGGGGAGAGGCTTTATGAAGGATGCAATCAGGCATACATCTTGAAATTTGACAGCAACACATTGATACACAAAATGCCAGAAGTTGCACAATCATCAGATGAGAAAACAATTACTGACCAACAACAAACTGTTGCAGATGTATTAGAGAACAATGACAAGCAGATCCAGCAAGTTAATGCCAAGGAGGCTGATTCTGTTGCGGCGGAGACCAAAGAAGAACGGTTGAAAAGTGAGCAGGAAGAGGAGGTTGTGTGCAGAGGGAAGGACGCATGCAAAGAGTATATCAAGAGTTTCTTGGCAGCAATTCCCATCAGAGAATTGCAAGCAGATGTCAAAAAAGGTCTAGTATCATCAACTCCACTTCATCATAGGCTACAAATTGAGTTTCACTATACTCAGTTGTTGCAGTCTTATGATATAGTTCCAGTGGCTGAAGCATCCATGACTGTGCCAGAGACTCTAGCTCTTGCAGTAACTGAGGTTTTGACATAA